The Hugenholtzia roseola DSM 9546 genome includes a region encoding these proteins:
- a CDS encoding leucine-rich repeat domain-containing protein, with the protein MPDTELQKIIELLESDDKTNVLLALELAQNCQNEFENNYQNSLEDYKIVLEWVWEYLPDVENPLMLDGLEIQGKKLTYIPSQIKILKKLRCLLLNYNALRVIPAEIAQLKNLEYLYLGANSFTEFPIEVCQCQNLVSLVLGGNLFDTISPQIKQLVQLESFKLHNGKLKTLPPEIGELQNLKSLHLENNQLTALPPAIGELRNLKSLHLENNQLTALPPAIGKLKLLHTLNLEKNQLQTLPTQIGELEFLETLDLAKNQLINLPKEIGKLKKVRRIDAIKNQLTTLPATLSEMSELCYLWLRENKISHLPTQIGELKNLEYFNLSNNLLETLPKEIGQISSLKSLSLENNPLQVLPDTLLDIPNVKIHVAGNPDLKVSDKLRSSGKLIF; encoded by the coding sequence ATGCCTGATACCGAACTTCAAAAAATCATCGAACTTTTAGAAAGCGACGACAAAACAAATGTTTTGTTGGCTTTGGAATTGGCTCAAAACTGTCAAAATGAGTTTGAAAATAATTATCAAAATTCATTAGAAGACTATAAAATCGTCTTAGAATGGGTGTGGGAATATTTGCCTGATGTGGAAAATCCTTTGATGCTGGACGGGTTAGAAATTCAAGGAAAAAAACTGACTTATATTCCATCACAAATAAAAATACTAAAAAAGTTGAGATGCCTTCTACTCAACTACAACGCGCTTCGTGTGATTCCTGCTGAAATTGCACAGCTAAAAAACTTGGAATATTTGTATTTGGGTGCAAATTCATTCACCGAGTTTCCGATAGAGGTTTGTCAATGTCAAAACTTAGTATCATTGGTCTTAGGGGGAAATCTTTTTGACACGATTTCGCCTCAAATAAAGCAATTAGTTCAGTTAGAATCGTTTAAATTACACAACGGCAAACTCAAAACGTTGCCGCCAGAAATAGGCGAATTGCAAAACCTGAAATCTTTACATTTGGAAAACAATCAACTTACGGCACTTCCGCCAGCAATAGGCGAATTGCGAAACCTGAAATCTTTACATTTGGAAAACAATCAACTTACGGCACTTCCGCCAGCAATAGGAAAACTCAAATTATTGCATACTTTGAATTTAGAAAAAAACCAACTCCAAACGCTGCCTACCCAAATTGGCGAGTTAGAATTTTTAGAAACATTAGATTTAGCGAAAAATCAACTCATAAATCTACCCAAAGAAATAGGAAAACTCAAAAAGGTGCGGCGCATTGATGCCATAAAAAATCAACTCACTACCCTGCCCGCTACGCTCTCGGAAATGAGCGAATTGTGTTATTTATGGCTTAGAGAAAACAAGATAAGCCACCTTCCAACTCAAATCGGCGAGCTAAAAAATTTGGAATACTTCAATCTTAGCAACAACCTACTCGAAACTTTGCCGAAGGAAATCGGACAAATCAGCTCTTTAAAAAGTCTTAGTTTAGAAAATAACCCACTTCAGGTGCTGCCTGATACGCTTTTGGATATTCCGAATGTGAAGATTCATGTAGCGGGAAATCCTGATTTGAAGGTGTCGGATAAACTGCGAAGCAGTGGGAAATTGATTTTTTAG
- a CDS encoding Uma2 family endonuclease: MKYITDINDLDLNGTYTYADYLTWRFEQSVELIKGKIFKMSPAPSRKHQKISGKLYVKVFMAFQKNACEVYSAPFDVRLLDKKKSLKANTEIYTVVQPDICVICDKSKLDERGCIGAPDLIIEILSPGNSKKEMRTKYALYEESGVKEYWVLYPSEHVLQQYILNENEKYELKNNFAEDEIFNSHIFSDLQIDLSEIFEEEEEEEF, translated from the coding sequence ATGAAATACATCACCGACATCAACGATTTAGACCTAAACGGCACTTATACATACGCCGACTATCTTACTTGGCGTTTCGAGCAGAGCGTCGAACTTATCAAGGGTAAGATTTTTAAAATGTCGCCTGCGCCGAGCAGGAAGCACCAGAAAATATCAGGAAAGTTATATGTTAAGGTCTTTATGGCTTTCCAAAAAAATGCTTGTGAGGTTTATTCCGCCCCCTTCGATGTGCGCCTTTTGGATAAGAAAAAATCTTTGAAGGCAAACACAGAAATTTATACCGTTGTGCAGCCTGATATTTGCGTGATTTGCGATAAAAGTAAATTAGATGAGCGCGGTTGTATCGGTGCGCCCGATTTGATTATCGAAATCCTTTCGCCCGGTAATTCGAAAAAAGAAATGAGAACCAAGTATGCACTCTACGAAGAAAGTGGCGTAAAAGAATATTGGGTTCTCTATCCGTCTGAACACGTTTTGCAGCAATATATTTTAAATGAAAATGAAAAATATGAGCTAAAAAATAATTTTGCAGAAGACGAAATTTTTAACTCCCACATTTTCTCCGACCTGCAAATTGATTTATCCGAAATTTTTGAAGAAGAAGAAGAAGAAGAATTTTGA